From the genome of Mixophyes fleayi isolate aMixFle1 chromosome 2, aMixFle1.hap1, whole genome shotgun sequence, one region includes:
- the LOC142138867 gene encoding ciliary microtubule-associated protein 3-like, with amino-acid sequence MERKPEYLRRICFESRQDRKCFPNSCAPDRLGIELAPIRGAPNVGPGRYNIEEFTNLKHLQQRKPLSKKGYCLGARTAPRFPPDSKMVTAGPADYQSDCNKKRTVLPSIAPFNTSTVRFSRKINELSVLPPSPGPYNLNAEQDRRVTWPGRFGSPDWAAVATPNKRTVRVELITDKLLRKNREKVAYLRLYED; translated from the exons ATGGAGCGCAAACCAG AATATTTGCGAAGAATTTGTTTTGAGAGCAGACAGGACAGGAAATGTTTCCCTAATTCCTGTGCCCCAGACCGCCTGGgtattgaattggcccctattaGAGGAGCTCCAAATGTGGGACCCGGGCGCTACAACATTGAGGAG TTTACCAACCTGAAGCACCTTCAGCAGAGGAAACCGCTGAGTAAGAAGGGGTACTGTTTGGGAGCCAGGACTGCACCCCGCTTCCCCCCAGATAGTAAG ATGGTTACTGCTGGTCCAGCGGATTATCAGTCTGACTGTAATAAAAAGCGCacagtattacccagtattgctccATTTAACACCAGTACTGTGCGCTTCTCACGGAAGATCAATGAGCTGTCAGTACTACCTCCCAG CCCTGGACCATACAATCTGAACGCAGAACAGGATAGGAGGGTAACTTGGCCGGGGAGGTTCGGATCCCCTGACTGGGCAGCAGTGGCAACTCCTAACAAGAGGACTGTAAGGGTAGAG CTGATAACAGACAAGCTACTAAGGAAGAACAGAGAGAAAGTGGCATATCTGAGACTCTATGAGGACTAA